The Deltaproteobacteria bacterium DNA segment GGCTGCGCGCGATCGCCTTGACACGCGCGGTCAAACGGGTAGGCTCGGAAGGACGGGAGAACTGACACGTCAGTTCTATTTTTCTTCAATGAGTTACATGCCATCCGCGGTGCGCCGGCGCCAGATTCTCGACTGCGCCAAGCGCGTGTTCGCCGAGGCGGGCTACCACGGCGCGAGCATCAGTGACATCTGCAGCGCCGCCGGGATCGGCCGCGGCACGCTGTATCAGTACTTCGCGAACAAGAAGGCCGTGTTCGCGGCCATCTTGCGCGAGACGCTCGACCGCGTCCGCGCCCACATGATCGACCGCCGCGCCGTCACCGACCTTCCCCCGCCGGAAACCATCGACCGCGACGCCGCAATCCGCTGGTCGGCGCGACGCGTGCGCGAGGTGCTCGACGCCGTGTTCGAGGACGAGCGCACGCTGCGCATCCTGCTGCGCGAGGCGGGCGGCCTCGACGTGGAGGTCGAAGCGCTCCTCGCGCAAATCGACGAGGGCCTCATCGCGATCGTCGCCGACGACCTCCGATCTGCACAACAACTCGGCGTCGTGCGGGCCGATCTCGACGCAGACCTCACGGCGGCGCTCATGGTGGGCGGCGTCGAAAAGCTCGCGGTCCGCGCGCTGCGCCGCGACGCGCCCGTGGACCTGGACGCGCTCGCACTCGCGACGGCGCGCCTGCACATCGGCGGACTGCTATCGGACCGCGTTCCGCACCCCGGAGGCTGCCATGACGACTCCACCTGAACCGCGCCCTCTCACCGCGTCCTTGCCGGCGCACGCGCGCCGATCGCGGTGGACGCGCCCCGCGCGGCCGCGCGACACGTTTCCGCCGTACCGGCTCGCCGACCCGGACCTCGTCGGCCGAGCAGAGGCCACGACCCGCAAACTGCGGCGCATCTACCACGTCGCGCACGCCAATGCGTGGGACGGCCGCGAGGTATTGGCGTCACTCGTCGACCGCCACGGCGGCATCCACGTGCCGGAGGACCGGCGCGACGCGCTCGCGCGCGTGTGTTCTGTGCTGCTGTGGGGCGAACTCGCGGCGTGGTCGATCAGCGCGGACATCGCGACGAAGCTCGACGACTGCGACGCGAAGATGGCCGCGTCGTCGCAGGTGTTCGACGATGCGCGCCACTTCTACGTGTTGCGCGACTACTTGTGGCAAGCCGGTCTCGACGTCCCGCCGCTCGGGGGGTTCAGCCGCCAGTTGCTCGTCGACCTACTCGAGACCGACAACCTGCTGCACAAGCTCGTCGGCATGCAGCTGCTCGTCGAGAACACGGCGATCGTGCTGTTCCGTATGCTCGCGCGCGCCCGCATCGAGCCCGTGTTATCCGACTTGTTGCCGTATTACGAGCGCGACGAAGCGCGGCACGTCGGGCTCGGCGTCCTCGCGCTGCCCGGCATCCTGCGCGAGCTGTCACGACGGGACGCGGCCGCGCTGTGGCTGTTTCAGCTGCGCATCAACCTGATGATGCTCGCGGGCGGCCTCACGCTGCGCGATGCGTTCGAGACGTTGGGCATCGACCAGGCGGAGATGCAGCGGCTTGGGTTCCGCATGCAACGACAGGTATACGACGACATGCGCGAGGCGCTCGGCGGCAGCGCGGCGGACGGCACGCGCGGCCTGTTGCGCGTCGGCCGCGCCGGCCAGGAGCGTCTCAACGCGTTCTTGTTTCCGCGCGCGCCCGCCGAGGCGCTGCCGCGGTGGCACCTGCCGGCGCTGCGCGCCGTCATCCGCGCCGCCCGCGCCGGCGACCGCTACCTGCGGCGGCGCGCGCCGACGGCGTGACGGCCCGGCCGGCGATGTGGCCGGCCGCCGGACGACTCGCCGCTCCGCGCGGCCGCGCCGGCGTCTGCCGCCTGCGCGCCACACCGGACGGGCCGCGGGCTCGGCAGCCCGATCCGCGGCCGGGCCGGGTCGAACACGTCGGCGGGAGCGAGCCGGCCGCCGCGCGCGCGCAGCCGCTCGGCCATCGC contains these protein-coding regions:
- a CDS encoding ferritin-like domain-containing protein; the encoded protein is MPAHARRSRWTRPARPRDTFPPYRLADPDLVGRAEATTRKLRRIYHVAHANAWDGREVLASLVDRHGGIHVPEDRRDALARVCSVLLWGELAAWSISADIATKLDDCDAKMAASSQVFDDARHFYVLRDYLWQAGLDVPPLGGFSRQLLVDLLETDNLLHKLVGMQLLVENTAIVLFRMLARARIEPVLSDLLPYYERDEARHVGLGVLALPGILRELSRRDAAALWLFQLRINLMMLAGGLTLRDAFETLGIDQAEMQRLGFRMQRQVYDDMREALGGSAADGTRGLLRVGRAGQERLNAFLFPRAPAEALPRWHLPALRAVIRAARAGDRYLRRRAPTA
- a CDS encoding TetR/AcrR family transcriptional regulator, which translates into the protein MSYMPSAVRRRQILDCAKRVFAEAGYHGASISDICSAAGIGRGTLYQYFANKKAVFAAILRETLDRVRAHMIDRRAVTDLPPPETIDRDAAIRWSARRVREVLDAVFEDERTLRILLREAGGLDVEVEALLAQIDEGLIAIVADDLRSAQQLGVVRADLDADLTAALMVGGVEKLAVRALRRDAPVDLDALALATARLHIGGLLSDRVPHPGGCHDDST